gcaatctgtatatatcttctttggagaaatgtctatttaggccttctgcccatttttcgattgggttgtttgtttttttgttattgagctgcatgagctgcttgtaaattttggagattaatcctttgacagttgcttcatttgcaaatattttctcccattctgagggttgtcttttggtcttgtttatggtatcctttgctgtgcaaaagcttttaagtttcattaggtcccatttgtttgtttttgtttttatttccatttctctaggaggtgggtNNNNNNNNNNNNNNNNNNNNNNNNNNNNNNNNNNNNNNNNNNNNNNNNNNNNNNNNNNNNNNNNNNNNNNNNNNNNNNNNNNNNNNNNNNNNNNNNNNNNNNNNNNNNNNNNNNNNNNNNNNNNNNNNNNNNNNNNNNNNNNNNNNNNNNNNNNNNNNNNNNNNNNNNNNNNNNNNNNNNNNNNNNNNNNNNNNNNNNNNNNNNNNNNNNNNNNNNNNNNNNNNNNgcacagtggttgagagtccgcctgccgatgcaggggacacgggttcatgccccggtccgggaagatcccacatgccacggagcggctaggcccatgagccatggccgctgagcctgcgcttccggagcctatgctccgcaacgggagaggccccaacagtgagaggcctgcgtacccgccaaaaaaaaaaaaaaaaaaaagattgctttggctattcagggtcttttgtgttccatacaaattgtgaaattttttgttctagttctgtaaaaaatgccagtggtagtttgatagggattgcattgattaaGTGCTGGATGCTGGTGTTGTTGATTCTCTCCTGACAGCAGCTAATTGATTTGCAAATCAGTTTCAGAGCCTCCTGGGCAGGTCTGAATGTGCCTTCCCTGTAGGGCCAGCCTAGTTCCACAGGACAGGGCCTTGGCTTGGCTTCCACGTCTCTCCACGCGGGTTCGCAGGACTGGAAGGTCTTCTAGACCCGCTTGAGCTCAGCAATGGCAACAGCCTTGGTCGTGTGTTTTCCTTGTCCTCACGGAGTCCCCACCCTGCAAGCTCAGCAGCCGTGGGGACCCAAGCAGGACGCACAGCTCCTGGCTGCTGCGCCCATGTGGCAAGCCAGCCCCTCGAGCTCCCCCGGCTTCAggctctgccccctgccctgccctccctcagTGCCCAGCCCTGCATCTCAGACAGTCGCTTTGAGGGTCCAGCACCGCTAGCGCCCTCTTGGCCTGAAGCAGGAGTCACTGGTGGAGTTTTAGCCTTGAAGTCAACATGAGGCCACTGAGCGATGAGGCAGGACAGACGTGGACCTGGGCCCCGAGGGGTAGCCCTGCTTCTCCAGGGTAAAGGAGGCGGCGGTGGGGGCAGGTTGGGTCTTGGGAAACTCAGCTCAGTGGAGCAAGAGGAAGTGCACGCCTGGGAGGGGGAGATGCAGGAGGAAATGGGCGCCTGGCAGGTTGTCCCTGGGCCTCATCCTCGGTCAGGGCAGTGACTCCTAGGGTGACACCAGGCCTTGTGCTCAGCTGTCAGTTGGGGCCAGGCCCAGCGGCTGCATTCTGGTCGTCCTTTATGTTCCTGCTGCTGCCCGCCTACTTCTCTTGTTCGTGGAGGTGAGTGGCGACTACTCCAAGGGTCCCACCTCCTTGGGCCACCTTcctcacttttctttccttttcttctcattttttatatttttcagtctaAATGCTTATACTGTTTTACTTATGATTCATCCTTGGAAATGAGAAATGGCCAGAACATGTGTGGGCCCAGGTCCTGCTCCGGTAACTGGTCCTGCACCCCTCATCCCCCGAGGCCCAGGCCTCCTTCCGCCTCGAGAGTGCCGAGTCTATTTTTACATCATTCTCATCTGGGAAAGTCAATTGTGTAGCCGTTGACTCTGCTGAATCTGTATTGTTTCCCTCAAAGGTTCTCCCATTTCTGCATCACATTCCGGAAGGATTTCTCAAATCAATCTTCTAAATCAGTAATTCAGACTTCAGCATCATTCATCCTGCTTTTCACctgttagggtttttttgttttgttttgtgttgttttgtttgttttttgggggtacacgggcctctcactgttgtggcctctcccgttgaggagcgcaggctcagcggccatggctcacgggcccagccgctccgcggcacgtgggatcttcctggaccggggcacgaacccgtgtccctgcatcggcaggcggactctcaaccactgcgccaccagggaagtccacctgtTAGGGTTTTAACGTTGTGCGTGTTACACATGAGGGTGTAGACGAATAGATGCCATTTACTGATTGGGGTCCTTCAAATTAGCAGTGTCTTGTCTGGGTTTCTCTAGACGCCTCTGGGGTCTCGGGAGCCCCGAGTGGCCACAAAGCGAGGCTGTGCCTCAGCGAGGGTGTAGGCTGCACCAGCTACACCTGGAGAGGTTGCTGAGTAGGCCGTCTGGGGTGAACTCAGGCAGGTGGGCCCCCCAGGAAGCCCACGGCTGCCCTGCTTTGCAGCATTATGGTGGCCATGTCTCCCAGCAGTTTGAGTGTCAGTGGAGAGGTGGGTGCTGATGGCTTGGGCTGGTGGCTGCAGAGGACATGGCTGCCCATCAGTTGCCTGCCGGGTTTGAGTGTGGACCAGCCCTGAGGGGCGGTGTGATGGGCGCACAAGGCGGGCTGTTCCCCACATGCCTTCCCAAGAGCCGTGGGACATAGGCAGGAACGCCCAGGCCAGGTGCGGAGGTGTCTTCTAGCTGGAGGCTGCCATGCACCGGGTGCTTCTCGCAGCTTTGGCCGCCGTCTCATCCGAGAATTAGGCAGTAGAGGGCTCTTGTCACCCGTGTGGCCCCGACAGCTGCACCAGGATGGCAGGCCCTCGGGGAAGAGGCCTGTTCTCACCCTTGATCACCACTCCTGGTGGCCTTAGCTGCACAGCTGAGCCATGGAAAAAAGGGGACCCCCATGCAGCTGACCAGCCCACCCCAAAGCAAAACGCATTTGTCAGGAGGGGCACAGGGACCGTTCCCCTTAAGCCCCTTTGCTGACGCAGTGGAGGAGCTAGTGGAGCATCTGAGGTCTCGCTGGTCTGGGAGCATCTGAGGTCTCGCTGGTCTGGGAGATGAGAATTGAAGGTCGGGCCCCTCCAGTGCTGTCCACGGGGGAGCTGGGCCCAGACCATCGGGAGCCAGCAGTTTTCAGGAAACTCCAGGGCAAAGCCCAGTCGGCCCAAGGCAGCTCAAGACCAGAGGCCCAGGGACCCCCGACGGGCCAGGCAGGGCTGCAGGAGAGACCACCAGCCCAGGGCAGGCGCATTTTGGGCACAGGGGTTTGTTAACATCCTAGACagtgaagaataagaaataattattttgggCGTCAGAACCAGAAAAACTGGTTTTCCAAATGAATCCAGGAAGAGCTGTGAATCCACACCATCTCCCGTCACACACTGTAAGACCCTATCGTGATCCATAAAACTGACCTATTGAAAGCCTAGCTCCTCTCTCTCCAGACCCTTTTGAGGCCGGCATCTGTGACCTCATGTTCTCCCCAGTCACTAGGATCAGAGACCCAGCTTTAATTACAAATCAGAAATTGGAGCTGGGTGTCAGCTGAGTCTCGTCCGGCAGTGGGGCTCCTGGCCTGGGTCTTTGGTCTCACCTCCTTCCTCGATGCCCCCACGTGGCTCCGACCCGTCGGCTCCTGTGCAGGGAGGCCCGCAGGGCCCCGGCAGATGCGCGTGAGTGACCTGGACAGGGACATGGCCGTTTTGCTACATTCAGGTcttattttttgcagaaatgtgtCCATTTGGTTGGACAGTTGAAAATCTCCTTATTTCTCTTGTCACTGTGGCGACTGCACCATTTTCATTGTGGGTTTATTTGCTGGTGGTGCTGGTCCCCATTTCCTTCTACTTTGCTGACCTGTGGCTCCTGGTGTCTTGTTTCCCCTTTTCTGAGGCACGTGCTTGAGGCAGTTTGTCTCCCTGTAGACATGTCCGCCGTGGACCCATGTGCTCTCACCTCCCAGCACCGCGACACCCCGGTCATCCCAGAGGCCCTGCTCCCTCCCAAGTCTTACCCCCGCCTCCCCAGCCAGGGGCAGAGCCTGGACCAGAGCAGAGCCCACTGCTGTGAACCTTACATCACACCTTTCATAAAAAACTAATTCGAAATGGATCCGAGACCTAAACATGATAGCCAGAcctgtaaaacttttagaagatctTTACATctttggagaaggaaaagatttcttagatgGGACACAAAAAGCAGAattgtaaagttttttaaaattgataactTGGACTTCCTAAAAACGTAAACTTCACCTCTTTGAAAACTGTGTAATGAAAAGGCCGCAGCTGACAGTTGTACATCTGACGGAGGACTGGCTCCAGGTTCTGCTAGGACTTCCAGCTCAGGGAGGCATGGGGGTGTCCTGGGCTGCACCCCAGAAGCCCTCGGCTCTGCCTCTtgccctccccagcctgcccTCCCACTGTGGTCACCTGGAATCTCCTCACCCGTGTTTGTGCAGCCCACAGGAAGCTCTGCGTGCAGCTGGCACTGGGGTCCCTGGAGCTCCACAATCAGAGGCGTCTGCCTGGGGGGCAAGCGGGGCTGCTCTGTTCCACCTTTGCTCTAGGAGAGCCTGGCACctggtagggagggtgggatgtgAACCCTGCAGCCTCTCTTCCCCTCAAGTGAAGACCACCCACTCCCTACTCCTGCCCGCATCCTTAACAACAGGGTCAAAATCATGCAGAAGGTGCCATTTTCAAGTCACTAAAACCACTTACAAGCCTGTCctaagcccccccaccccacccctgtgaCGGGCACATACCACAGGTGCCATGGGGCTGGTCCTGGCCCCGACACCTGGGTGGACCACTGAGCAGCCAGCTGGAGTCCTGGGGCTACCCCGGGCCTGTTGATTAACAGTCACGGTGGCAGTTGCCACAAACACAAACTTGTCACCTCCCAGTTGTGTAACTCCAGTGGCCTCCAAGCAGGGTCAGAGGCCGGAATCACAGTGTCGGCAGGTGGGGTCCTCACCAGAGGCACTGAGTAGCGTCCACCTCTCAGATCATTAGGATGTAGACATTGTGGGGTTGGTCTGAGGGAGGCCGGGCAAGTGGCTTGTGGGGGGCGTGGGGCCTGGGCCACGGCCTCCCAGCCACCTGGGGGTCAGCACAGGCTGCTGGGAAGGACGGGACCCCCAGCCCCCATGCCTCTGGTGTGGACTCCACGCATCACTGTGGAGCACGTGAAATGCAGTGGCTGGAggatctctctctccacccccagaTGGTCCTCATCATCAGCGGGAATCTGAGCTTCCTGAACTGGCTGACCATTGTGCCCAGCCTTGCCTGCTTCGATGACGCCACTCTGGGCTTCCTGTTTCCCTCGGGGCCCGGCTACCTCAAGGACCAAGTCCTGAGGATGCAGGAGGAGGAAGCTCGAGGGGCCAGGACCCCACGGACACGCGGTGGGTGACACCTGAAGGCGGATGTGGCCAGGCAGTCTCGAGTTGATGGCACCCAGCCCTGTGCCCACACCAGTGGCACAGGGTGTGAGACAGGGCAGCATCTCCGCGCCTGGGCAGGGTCACCCCTGTCTGCTTGGTATGGACAGTGTGTCCTGGTCCTCAGGAAGGCCAGGCCCAGTGACCTCAGCTGGGGGGCCTAAGAGGGAGCTGCTGTGTTTCCACATCTGCCTCGGAAGGTGTCCTTGGCGCAGGGAGAAGGGGCTCAGGGGCTGTGGTGGGGGCAGCAGCACCTCCCTCGGCTTCTGTGGGCGCAGGGGGCCGAacagaggccaggcctgggggcagGAGCCCACCCACTATCCCCCCTCCCAGCAGGCAGCGTGGCACGGCACACAGTCAACCTGGCGATGGGCGTCCTGGTCGCCTGGCTCAGCGTCCCCGTGGTCCTCAACTTGCTGAGCCCCCGGCAGGTCATGAACAGCTCCTTCAACCCTCTCCGGATCGTCAACACATATGGGGCCTTCGGCAGGTACCTCGGGGCCACCATGACCCCAGCGGGGAGACATGAGGGTAAGGCCAGCCCCGACCTGCAGCCCCCCAGTCTCACCCTGGTCTGCtcaggttggggggtggggaggtgcagCCCTGACTGGTCTCCCCCCACGCCCAGCATCACCAAGGAGCGCACGGAGGTGATCCTGCAGGGCACCGCCAGCCCCAATGCCAGCGCGCCAGACGCCAAGTGGGAGGACTACGAGTTCAAGTGCAAGCCCGGTGACCTGAGGCGGCGGCCATGCCTCATCTCCCCGTACCACCACCGCCTGGACTGGCTTATGTGGTTTGCCGCCTTCCAGGTGAGGCCCTCGGTGGGGAGGCCCTGCTGACACGGCGAGGCCCGGGAATCCTGTGCTGGGGCACAGCCCGTGGGGAACCTTCCCAGGTTCCCGGCATGGCCCTCACACGAGGATCTGTGCGTGCCCAGGGCTGGGCCTCACAGCCGGCTTCTCAGAGAGCTTCCACCAGAGGGGCCGAGGCATGCGTGGCCAACGCTGGGGCAGCCAGTGTCCACAGAATCTTTGCTCAGGCCAGAGCGAGGCTGCAGCACTGTCGCTGTCCCACCTTGCCCAGGAAGATAGCCTCCGGGGGGCTCGGTCACTTGCCCGAAATCCCTGGCCCGGCAGGTGACAAAGCTGACAGGTGAACTGGGATAGCCAGGCCCAGCCCCGCTCCATCCAGGTCCCCGCGGACAGCACAGTGGCGGCGGCGCCCAGGAGAGCGAGCAGGACTGGGGGCACTGCAAGAACAGGAAGGAGGTGGTCCCAAACCAAAGAACTGCAGCACAggcccccagggcagcccccacTGCAAGAGAGGCTGGCCGCCAGCCACACTGGAGTCAGATGCCCCCAGGACAACAGACTGAAGGCCGGGTGACCGTCAAGAGGGAGGAGGCAGAAAGCACACATCCACAGGGCTCCTCCAAGGGCCCGGTGTCGGTACAGGCGCCCAGCTATCCGCGCCCTGTCCTCTTCTCACCCCCAGACGTACGAGCACAACGAGTGGATCATCCACCTGGCAGGCAAGCTCCTGGCCAACGATGCCCAGGCCCTATCCCTGCTGGCCCTTAACCCCTTCGCAGGCAGGGCACCCCCCAGGTAAGATTCCCCTCCCAGACAGGAACACACACCCAACCCCTGCCAACTGCAGCCTCAGCTGCCTTTCAGGGCTTCTCCCCAAATGCAGGGGTCTGCTTTGGGGGCTGGGCCCACCTCCTGGAAACATGCCCAGACACAATGGTCTGCGAACCTCAGGTACCACTCACTTGCTGAAAGGATGCAGGGCTCAGCCCAATTGGCTCTGAGCACTCGGCCCTCCCGGCTCCAGAGCCCCGCCTGCCCCGCCATCATCTGGTCAGGGGCCTGGTTGTGCCGGGGGCTCCCTGGGGCTCTCTGGCTTCCCCTGGgtggcctctccctctgaggACTCCAGGGCTGTCGTGGGTGTGGAGGCTGACCGTGCTGCCCTTGCTCTGCAGGTGGGTCCGGGGAGAGCACTACAGGTACAAGTTCAGCCGCCCCGGGGGCACGCACGCTGCTGAGGGCAAGTGGTGGATCCGGAAGAGGCTCGGCCCCTACTTCCCCCCGCTCAGCTTCCAGGACCTGAAGGGCTACTTCAGGTCACGGGAGTGGCCATACCCCAAACCCGAATAGAGGTGGCCCAGGGCTTGTGCCCCAAGAAATAAAGTGGGGTCTCCACAAGGACATCCAGGGAAGCCAACCCGGAGAGGAGgggctgccagggtcccgggTGGTCGTCTGTGCTTCCTGTCTCCCCACGGTCAGTCCCCATGGTTCCCAAGTCTCTTCGCTCTGGGTTCGTCAGAGGACTCCCCAGaaagccccagccctgctccaccCTGATTGTGCCCCTTGTCACCAGGCCCCCCCCCCAGACACCAGCATCCCGATGTTGCACCCAGCTCTGGTCTGTCCCAGGACCACCTGCCCATGTGGCCAAGAGGAAAGCCTGCCTCTCGTCTCTGCTCCCCACCGCATGCAGGAGGGTCCTGCGCGAGGAAGTAGTCAGGGCTCCCTCTCAGAACCCACATGCGCCCACACGTGCTCTTCTCCACAGTGACCAGCACCTGAAGGTGTGGACAGAGGGCCTCTGTCCTCCTTGGGTGGGCCACCCCCACCAGCCCTGAGTGAggcacctcctcccctcctttgTGACCACGTTGCCCAGTCTCATACCTGGAGCCTCCTGCTCCCTGACCTAGGGTGTGAGGACGGGACAGCAGAGCAGTCAGCCCCAGCTGGGGCACCAGGGTCCCCAGGGCAGCGATTCTGAGGCCCAGTCACTGCAGGTTGAACTGGATTAATGGTGTGTTGCTTGGCAACCCTACTGGGCTGTGGCCCAGAACCTCTACGGCCTGATGTCAGCGGTGAGTGGACACCACCTGCCCCCCACCATCCGGGGTGCCTGCCGCGCTGTGGAGGGTCCCGGCAGGAATGAGGTGGTTCAGGCTAGGCGGCCAGGCTGAGGTGGGCACGAGTGTGGATCTGTGTGGAGCCCCCCCGCCTGCCTGGGGGCCTGGCCGGCCCAGGTgccaacaagagaggctgtgttCCTCCTCGCAGGCTAACAGGCGCCCTGTGTCTGTCGCAGGACAGACAGGGCCTCAGACAAGGAGCCTGGAGCCAGCAAGTCAGCCGCGTAAAACTACCACCAGCCTGCTGGAATGGGTAGCCCTTACCGGGGGGCTGTCCTTGGGACCCTGCCAATGGGTAGGAGCACCAGGGGTGCCCCTGTGGGGCCCGGGGTGGGTAGGGGGCCTGAGGAGATGCTGTGTCTTGGCTCGGGGTAGTCCTGCAGCCCCAGAACCACAGATGGCCTCCCTGCCAGGAGCTATGGTGGGTCCCTGCCCCGCCAGCCCTTCCTGCCACACTCTGCGCTCACTGCCACCCAGGGCTCAGGCAGAGGAGGCCCCCAGCACTCCTTGGTGTGGGctcctttctgagccttggtCCAGCTGTGCCCCCCAAGGCTCCTGGGACAGCCCCCGAGACATGCATAGGAGGCTGTGCTTAGACCTGTgggctgggcggggctggggctggagccgGTGGCAGGAGTGACACAGGAGGCCCTGAGCCCAttcaggggggtgggggggggcaggaaCTAAGTGGCCCCACCCTTCCTGGGACAGGGCAGCATCCTCTCACCCCGAGGGACGTCCCAGGTGACCCTGGTCAGGGTGGGCACATGGCCCTCTAACAAACCAAGGACTCTGCCAGACCTGCACACCGCTCCAGAGGCTCTGGTCCCCCAGGGCCCACCCATCTGCCAGAAAGGGTGCCAGCCCCACCTTCAGAGCCTGTCCTGAGACCACACCCTCCCATCAAGGACAGCCAGACTGCACCTCTCCTCCACTCGGAGCCCTCCCGGGGCCCCCACCTCACTGAGCATGAACCTGGGGTCCCTGCCTATCACCTCCGCCCACTCCCCTGCATCCTCTCCATCCCGCATGCCCACCAGCCGTGTtgggccccagggcctttgcactggaaGCTCATGGTGCTCACCTCTCTCAgggcctcctctcctgcctctgctgGACTCCAGGCTGCTCCTGGTCACACACGGGCTGGCGGGGGGCTCATCCTGGCCCCCCAGTGCTGGATACACTGTTGACCTGATGAAAGAGAAAGGCCCAGACACTTATGTCTGCTCCACCTGATGCTGCCTCAGTCCAGCTTCAGGACAGTCAGCTgtttcgggggtggggggcggagggggggcaAGTGCAGGGCAGGGACACAAGGTGGGGCCCTGGCTCGCCCCTCCCAACAGCTGTGTCCCCATGAATCGTCCACCTGGCAGCAGGGGATGCTTGCAGGTGAGGGTCTGCCTTCTCAACAAGAGCCTTAGATGCATGTTGGGAACTGAATTTCTGTCAGGCTCAGGCCGCTGTGCCAGGGTTCTACGTTCACCTTCTAAAACCAGGAGTCAGCCTGAGgctcctggggagggggcagcaggagtCTTCTCAGACCACAGGAGGGGCGACCTGCTTGCGGGAGGGGCTGCCCTGGAGAGGGGTGAGCAGGGCATGACCGGGACACCCTGACTTCCAGAGGGACTGGGAATTTCAGATCTGTTCTTCCCACCTGCTCTCTTGAGCCGATGCCCCCTGGAAACCACTGCCTGACAAGCTGGCCCTCGCTGAGACTCCCTCCCAATTTGAGGGTGTCTCCCCTGCAGAGCACTCTTCCCCTATGGCTGTCACAAGTCTGAATGGGGTCTGTCTGGTGATGGCAGCAATGCCCAGGCCCAGCCAGGACCCCATAGGCTGCAGTGTgcccagcccccccaccccacccccagctctccaACTGGAGGGCACTATGCTCAGCCCTCTTGCTCCAGGATGGGACGTGGGACTCAGGACTCCAGTCACAGGGCAGTGGCTGAGCTCAGGTGATCCACTGAGCCTGGCTGTCGGCCCATCCAAAGCTGTGGGCTCAGCCAGGGGCCTGTCTCAGGGAGGACCCACTGTCTCCCTCTTGCTCCAGGACAGGGCGAGGGGTTCGGGCACAGGTCCCATCCCCACAAGGAGTGTGTGTACCAGCCTCCCTCTGTCAGAGGGGCTCTGGGCATCTTCCCCTTCACCAAGAAGTTTTCACTCAGAGGTGATCAGTGCATCTTAGGAGCCTGCTGAGGCCAGGCCCACCCTCTTTGCAGCCTAGTTCAGATCAGAGCCCTCCCATGGGGCGTCCCTGGGCAGGGTTCACAagctctcctctccctgggctTCTGCATCTGCACGGGCATGGCCTGACGTTTTGCGCTCTTAGGCCACCAGCTCTGGAGGGACAGGGTCAGCAAACTCCCAGCCTGGTGGCTTTGTGGGAGCGGGAAGATCTCCACATCAATGCGTGTTGAGTTCAAGCATGTGACCAGTTATTAGAACAGGCCCGTGAAGACGCAGAAAATCTGAGCTGTCGTGGAGCGCTTCACTGCCTTCCTCCATTGTCGCCAGTGTCCCCCACAACCTCTGGGCCCCACCGTGGAGTGAGGCCCTTCTCCCTCCTGATGTTCATCCAGGGCTTCTCTCTTGTCTCCTCGTCAGTCTTCTCACAGCTCCAGCTTTGGCTTCTTCAGTCAACTGTCctcttctgctttctgtttcacaTACATACGTTATTTCCTTCCACCTTTTTCAGGTTTGCCTTCTGTCATTTCGAGTTGCAGACTTTCTTTCTATCCCTCCTTCTGATTTCTAGGAAACACAGCTAAGGaccccacacacacaaatggcTTCACCCACAGGCTCTGTTGACCACTGTGGGCTTTGTGAATTCTAGAGACTGATGTCCTCTTAACACATCAAATAATAGAGGTGGGGATTTAAATGTTCAAACGAATGGATTTGGGAGGCAGTCTTTTACCTTGAATTTTATCACCGTGTTTGCCATTCCCAgcacccctcacacacacacccccatg
This region of Physeter macrocephalus isolate SW-GA chromosome 14, ASM283717v5, whole genome shotgun sequence genomic DNA includes:
- the LMF1 gene encoding lipase maturation factor 1 isoform X2: MPPPSSGCWTGLTWTSTWTRWLFLGWASPLSSWSPAVPIWFSWLLSGSSTCPWSTWGRSGWESQLLETGFLGIFLCPLWTLSPLPRGTPTSRIVLWGYRWLIFRIMLGAGLIKIRGDQCWRDLTCMDFHYETQPVPNPVAYFLHHSPWWFHRFETLSNHFLELVVPFFIFLGRQMCILHGALQILFQMVLIISGNLSFLNWLTIVPSLACFDDATLGFLFPSGPGYLKDQVLRMQEEEARGARTPRTRGSVARHTVNLAMGVLVAWLSVPVVLNLLSPRQVMNSSFNPLRIVNTYGAFGSITKERTEVILQGTASPNASAPDAKWEDYEFKCKPGDLRRRPCLISPYHHRLDWLMWFAAFQTYEHNEWIIHLAGKLLANDAQALSLLALNPFAGRAPPRWVRGEHYRYKFSRPGGTHAAEGKWWIRKRLGPYFPPLSFQDLKGYFRSREWPYPKPE
- the LMF1 gene encoding lipase maturation factor 1 isoform X1: MPPPSSGCWTGLTWTSTWTRWLFLGWASPLSSWSPAVPIWFSWLLSGSSTCPWSTWGRSGWESQLLETGFLGIFLCPLWTLSPLPRGTPTSRIVLWGYRWLIFRIMLGAGLIKIRGDQCWRDLTCMDFHYETQPVPNPVAYFLHHSPWWFHRFETLSNHFLELVVPFFIFLGRQMCILHGALQILFQMVLIISGNLSFLNWLTIVPSLACFDDATLGFLFPSGPGYLKDQVLRMQEEEARGARTPRTRAGSVARHTVNLAMGVLVAWLSVPVVLNLLSPRQVMNSSFNPLRIVNTYGAFGSITKERTEVILQGTASPNASAPDAKWEDYEFKCKPGDLRRRPCLISPYHHRLDWLMWFAAFQTYEHNEWIIHLAGKLLANDAQALSLLALNPFAGRAPPRWVRGEHYRYKFSRPGGTHAAEGKWWIRKRLGPYFPPLSFQDLKGYFRSREWPYPKPE